From Stenotrophomonas sp. SAU14A_NAIMI4_8:
AGCGGATGTGCCTCCGTCCCCTGATGGAAATCCGAAGGCGGAGGCACAAGCCCTTTCGTCTGGCACACAAAACGGCGCTAAACTCTACGTCGTCAAATAGTTAGCGGAGACCGGACTGGATTTAGGTTCCAGTGCCGCAAGGCGTGGGGGTTCGAGTCCCCCCTTTCGCACCAGTGCCGGCCTGTCCCCGCCCTGATCGGGCCCTGCGCGGCCGCTTGACCGCCGCGCGCTGGCAGTGCACGCCGAATTGGGCGAAACTAAAGGGCTGCGGCAATGCAGGCGCGTCCCAGACGCCGTGTCCTTACAACCGATTCATCCATCATCGAGCCGGGGGCCAGGGCGCCACCGGTGGCAGGAGTCAACATGCAAGCTTCTATCGAATCCACCGGCAACCTGGAACGCCGCCTGAGCTTCTCGCTGCCGGAAGACCGTCTGCAGAGCCACATCAACGGCCGCCTGGGCGAAATCGCCCGTACCACCCGCATCAAGGGCTTCCGTCCGGGCAAGGTGCCGGCCAAGGTGATCGAGCAGCGTTTCGGCGCGCAGGTCCGTGGCGAGGCGCTGGACGGCCTGCTGCGCGAAACCTTCGACGCGGCCGTGCGTGAGCACGACCTGCGCATCGTCGGCAGCCCGCGTATCGACAAGGGCGAGGAAGGCGAATTCTCCTTCGTGGCCACCGTGGAAGTGGTGCCGGACTTCGGCGACCTGGACGTCAGCAAGCTGACCGTGGTCCGCCACTCGGCCGAGATCACCGACGCCGACATCGACCAGATGATCGAAAACCTGCAGAACCAGCGTCGTACCTGGGCCCCGGTCAGCCGTGGCGCGCAGGACGGTGACCTGGTCGCGGTGGAAACGTGGTCGCAGGCCGGCGAAGAGCGCCTGCCGGCCGAGGGCACCGAGAAGGGCTCGATCGTGCTCGGCCAGGGGATGATGTTCGACACCATCGAAAAGGGCCTGGTCGGCCTGGCCAAGGGTGAAGAAAAGACCCTGGACGTGGACTTCCCGGCTGACTGGCGCGTGCCGGTGCTGGCCGGCAAGACCGTGCAGGTCACCGTGAAGGTGGCCGAAGTGTCCGAGCCGGTCGTGCCGGCGGTGGACGAAGCCTTCATCAAGAGCTTCGGCGTGAAGGGCGGCGACGTCGAGCAGTTCCGCAGCGACATCCGCGCCAACCTGGAGCGTGAGCTGAAGGGCGCGCTGATGAACCGCCTGCGTCGCGAAGTGGGTGAGCAGCTGATCGCCGCCTATTCGTCGGTGGAAATGCCGCCGCGCCTGGTCGAGAACGAAGCCCGCGCCATGCTGGCCCAGCAGGTCGAACAGGCCCGCCGCAACGGCCAGAACGTCGGCCAGGTGCCGGCCGATGCCCATGAAGGCTTCAAGGACGCCGCTGCCAAGCGCGTGCTGGTCGGCCTGGTGGTGGGCGAAGTGGCCCG
This genomic window contains:
- the tig gene encoding trigger factor; translation: MQASIESTGNLERRLSFSLPEDRLQSHINGRLGEIARTTRIKGFRPGKVPAKVIEQRFGAQVRGEALDGLLRETFDAAVREHDLRIVGSPRIDKGEEGEFSFVATVEVVPDFGDLDVSKLTVVRHSAEITDADIDQMIENLQNQRRTWAPVSRGAQDGDLVAVETWSQAGEERLPAEGTEKGSIVLGQGMMFDTIEKGLVGLAKGEEKTLDVDFPADWRVPVLAGKTVQVTVKVAEVSEPVVPAVDEAFIKSFGVKGGDVEQFRSDIRANLERELKGALMNRLRREVGEQLIAAYSSVEMPPRLVENEARAMLAQQVEQARRNGQNVGQVPADAHEGFKDAAAKRVLVGLVVGEVARGNDLRLDPKRLNETMRLIASTYEEPEQVIEMYRNDPQLMSGLQNRVMEEQVIDWIAERAQHTEEKLSFQDAIRQ